CATGTCCTCCCGCGTCAAATGAATACAATGAGCCGCAAGCACATCACTGTCAAGAAAACCTAATTTTTCTAAAAACCCGACTTCTGAAAAACCACATTTCTTCATAACCTTTTCAGCCATCTCCTTTGACTCAGCAACATGAATATGAACTCCTAAGCCCATCTGCGAAGCTTTCTCCCGCACCCTCGCCAGCAACTCCGCACTACATGTAAAAGCCGTGTGCGGTCCCAAAAACGTAGTAACTCGCCCATCCGCATATCCTTTGTACTTCTCAGCAAATTCAACTGCTTCTCTAAACAGCTTTTCTCCTCTTTTCCTGTCATTTGCCTCAATAATTCCTGAGGATAAAACAGCCCTCAATCCAGCCTTTTCCACTGCCTCAGCTACTTTATGCTCAAAAAAATACATGTCAGCAAAACACGTCACCCCGTTTTTAACCATTTCAAGACAGCCCAGAAGAGCACCAGCATAAACATCTTTGGAAGTAAGCTTTGCCTCCAAAGGCCAAATGGATTCGCTAAGCCACTTCTCTAACGTTGCGTCTTCGGCTAAGCCTCGAAAAAGCGTCATAGCCAAGTGAGTGTGGCAGTTTATTAAGCCAGGCATGGCAAGTTTTCCACGTCCTTCGAGTATGTTTTCAGCCTTTATCTTAGGGGCATCATTAGTCTCTCCCATATAGGATATGGCGCCGTCTTTTACTGCAATCAATCCTTTTGTAACGGCTTTCAAATTGTTCATTGGTAAAATCATGCAATTCCTTATGACGATGTCGGCTTCTTCGAAAACCATCTTGCTCTTACCTTGAAGTAATTATTGTCCACTCAAAAATTACATTATCGGTTGTATAAAGGAAGCAATATTTTCGCTGTTGGCTAATACAAAGTAAACAGTGAAAGGGGGACTCATGTGGCAAAGTAGAAGATGTGTGAGAAAGAAGTTTACTTTCTGGCGACGGAGTTTTTCATTGTGGAGCATATTGGTCTTTGTAGGATGCCGTTAACCCCGTTTACTAAGTTTTTGCTTAGGGCTATGTTGCTGATTTTGCGGCAGATGTGATTAAGCGAGTTTTCGGTGAAGTTTAGCAGGGTCTGTCCTTCAGTTGTAAGCTCATAAACTTTTCTTGGTCTTTCGTTGTTGAGGTCCCATTTGCTTTTGATGTAGCCTTTTTCTTCTAGGCTGTTCAGAAGGGGGTATATGGTGCTGGGGCCGAAGTAGACGCCGAAGTTTTTGCGTATGCTGGATATTATTTTGTATCCATGCATTGGTTTGGCGTTTAGGAATTGGAGTATGACGAGGTCTAGGAGTCCCTTCATCAGTTTGTTTTGAACTTCTCTCTTTTGTTGTCCCATTTTCTTCCTCTCGTAGACGCGTTGAACAGTTAGGTTGTTCACCGCATATACAATATGTCTCTAAAGAGACATATCTCAAGACTTATTATACATTAAACAGCCATATAAGTGTTGATGCGACTACAAGTCATAAAAGAGCATATTAACCCAGCATAATTATTCTGAAAATTTAATAATCTCTATAAGGAGGAACCATTAAAACGCTGGAACATGAAGTGTCTGGATCGTGACATATGTGTCTGAAAGCTTCAGGAAGGGAATTGTTCAACGCGTATTCAGAAACTTTCTTGATATAATAGTTTTGAGGTTGGTGCAGGCAGAGCCTATGTGGGGCTACAAGATTATTAGGTATGTAGAAGAAGAGTATGGGATAAGCATACGCCATGGTGCGTTGTATCCTTTGCTTAATAGCTTAGAGAAGAAGGGTTTTTTGAGAAGCAGGAAGGAGGAGAAAGGAGGGCGTGTTAGGAAAGTTTATGAGATAACGTCGAGAGGCATACAGCTTTTGGATGCTTACAGTGAAGTTTTACAAGAGCAAATACAAAAACAAGATATCAAAGCAGCATAGTAGTGTATTAGATTTTTAAGAAAAACACAACAGATAAGCTACTGTTGGAGTTTAGAGGTTTAGCTATGAAAGAGAATGAAGGCGTATTCGAGGAAACAGGAGAAGAACTTCTTAACAAGACCGATAAGTTATGCGAGAAAGAAGGAAGAGAAGGGTGGAAGCTTGCGCAAGAGACAATGCTAAAAGAAAAAACAAGCAGTTCAGAACTTGAAGAAGCCATAAAATACGTTATGCTCGATTACAAGCCGGATTACTTTAGACCAGCACTACTTTCTCTTTGTAGCAAAGCTGTAGGAGGGACTTCAGAAGTTACTATTTCTACTGCAGCGTCTTTGGTTTTGTTTGGTCGCGCTATTGGAATACATGATGACATTATAGATAAATCACGCACAAAGAATAGGCGTCCAACAGTTTTGGGAAAGTTTGGGAAAGAGCTTGCATTAGTATTAAGTGATGTCCTCTTCTTCAAAGGCTTCACACTACTAAGAAAAACCATTCGATCTGGTATACCCCCAGAGAAAATTATTGCAATTCTCAGCACGATTGAAAGAATATGGTTTGAACAAAGTGAAAGCGAAGTTTTGGAACTGCGATCCCGAAGGCAAATTGACATAACGCCTGAAGAATGCTTAGCTAAAATTAGAATGAGGGCTTCAGAGTTGGAGGCGGTTACTCGTATCGGTGGGATTCTAGGCTGTGGTTCGCAAGGCGAAGTCAACATTCTGGGTATGTTTGGCAGATTGTTTGGGATTATGTCAATGTTGCGAGATGAGATAATTGACGTGTTGGAGTTAGACGTGTTGAGGCATAGAATAAGACAAGAATCTTTACCGTTGCCTTTGGTCTATACACTACAGGACCCTAAAGCAAGACCCGAGATCATTTCAATTATTTCTAAAAAAAGATTAACAGCCATGGATCTGCAGAGAATTTCAAAGGCTTCAGATGATAGAAGAGGATTGAACTATGTGGCTGAGCTCATAACAAAAATGGCTGAAGAAGCATGCTCATACGTTGAATTGCTTCAAAATAAAAATAAGAAACTTAAACTATTAATTACTTCCACTACGATAAATCCGAGAGATTGGAAGCCAGTATTTCAAGCTACGTAGTTCCCCAGTTCAACAGTCCTCTTGAAGGAACCTTTGGAACCTTTTTCTTTTTTGCCATATTATAGCCCCAAACTGTATTTGTGTAGAACTGTTTATTTAAGCGTTTTGTTCTACACATGAACACTTCTCGAATCTGAACTCGAAATATACATTATCAATTCTTAAACTTAATTTGAACGATGTAAAAGAGAGTGAACATGACTACGCGTAGTGGCTGCAATGTTCCTTCGGCTTCAAGAGAGACACGGTTTCAAAGGAGAGCACATCGTAGCTTTTGCTCTTTTGTTTAACACTTTTTCTTGGTATTTTATTGGGCTGCTTATGATAGACAAAGTTGGATACTTTTTTTCTGAAGTAAGTTTTGAAAATCTGTATTTACGGTTGGTTTATACGGTTTCTATAATTGCGTCTGCTCTCGTTGGATCAGTTTCTCTGGCAAAGGTCCGCAAAGTTCGTTTTTTCTATGTTTGGTTACTCTTCGGAATTATTGCTTCACTCTTTTTGGCCACTCCTATGGTTTCTTCATTATTCACTACGCTTGTCATGGTCATGCTATTGGGTTCTTCTATGGGTCTCGGTATGCCTTTATGTCTAAGTTATTTTACAGAATCTACACCTATTGAAAACCGAGGAAAACTCAGTGGGATTATATTATTTGCGACGATTTTTAGCGCACCCTTCGTCTCTATAATTATGTCTACGTTAGATTTGGTCTCAAGTGCAGTAATTCTCGCCCTATGGAGAGGATGGAGCTTACCAATGCTGTTTTTCACTCCCAAAAAGAGCGATGACTTCGAACCACGTATTCAAAGAACCCCTTCGCTCATCTCAGTTTTCCAGAATAGAACATTTGTTCTATATTTTGTTGCATGGCTCATGTTTACTTTGGTAGATAGCTTTGGATCAGTCTTTGTGAACTTCCACGTTGGAGAGATTCGTTTTCTAATTGGAATCGTTGAGCCGAGTGTTGCAGGGGTCTCCGCCTTAATTGGGGGGGTACTATCTGACCAAGTTGGCCGGAAGCGAGTGATGATCTTCGGTTTTGTTTCACTTGGAGTAGCTTATGCTATGGTAGGACTGGCCGCGCATATATGGATTGCATGGCTCTTCTACTTTATTATAGATGGCATAGCCTTAGGACTATTAGTGGTATTGTTCGTGATGGTGTTGTGGGGAGACCTACCCAGAAATGGTTCAGAAAAATTCTATGCAGTTGGAGTAGCGCCGTTTTTCTTAACTCAAATGCTATCTCTTCTTCTTGCTCCTTATGTTGCTTTGATTCCTGAGACCAGTGCTTTTTCGTTAGCCGCATTCTTTCTCTTCATAGCCGTAATACCCCTACTCTACGCACGAGAAACCCTACCAGAAAAGAAAATCCAACAACGCCAACTAAAAATATACACTGAAGAAGCCCTCAAACTAAAACAAAAAATCAAACAAAAATAACACACCTCCCACAACGACCAAAAAGATAACTTTTTAGGTCATCTAATAACTCTATCTATCCTAACCCCCACAAAAGGAACCCACAAACATTGATAACTCAACAACAAAAAAATCTCGTTAAACAACAAGAACAATGGGAAAAAACCACAGTACCCAACTGGCTAAAACGCCATCCAGAAAGAAAAAAACAATTCCACAACATCTCAGAAACCCTAATAAAACGACTCTACACACCCCTAGACACAAAAAACCTCAACTACACTCAAGATCTAGGCTTCCCAGGAGAATATCCCTTCACCCGCGGCGTCCATGCCACAATGTACCGAGGGCGCATATGGACAATGCGCCAATTCAGCGGCTTCGGCACAGCAGAACAAACGAATAAACGGTTCAAGTATCTCCTCAAAGAAGGAGAAACAGGTCTCAGCATCGCCTTCGACTACCCCACCATCATGGGCTACGACTCAGACCACCCTATGTCACAAGGCGAAGTAGGCAGATGCGGAGTCGCAGTCGCATCGCTAAAAGACTTTGAAGTCCTTTTTGACGGGATTCCCCTCGACAAAGTAACCACCAGCATGACTATAAATGGTCCCGCGGCCATGCTATTAGCGATGTACATCGCCATAGGAGACAAACAAGGCGTTCCACGCGCAATGCTTGGAGGCACAACGCAAAATGACCTTCTTAAAGAATTCTTCGCCCAAAAACTCTGCATATTCCCCCCAAGACCATCAGTCAAACTCGTAATCGACATAATTGAATATTGCACCAAAAATCTGCCAAGATGGAACCCCATAAGCATAAGCGGCTACCACATCCGCGAAGCAGGCTCAAACGCCGTTCAAGAACTCGCCTTCACACTCTACGATGGCATTGCCTACGTAGAAGCAGCCATCGAAAGAGGACTCAAAGTAGACGACTTCGCCCCACGCTTAAGCTTCTTCTTCGCCAGCCACAACGATTTATTTGAAGAAATCGCCAAATTCCGAGCAGCACGCAGACTCTGGGCAAAACTGATGAAAAACAGATTTAACGCTCAAAAACCACGCTCCATGTGGATGCGCATGCATGTCCAAACCTCCGGCTGCACATTAACAGCTAATCAACCCCTCAACAACATAATCCGCGTGACACTTCAATCTCTCGCAGCAATACTTGGTGGAACACAAAGCCTACACACAAATAGTCACGACGAAGCTTTATGCCTCCCCACCGACGAAGCGGTTCGCATAGCATTGCGAATACAGCAAATAATCGCGCACGAAAGCGGTGTTCCAAACACGATAGACCCTGTTGGAGGAAGCTATTACGTGGAAACGTTGACAAATCAGATGGAAGAGAAAGCCATGGATTATATTGAAAAAATCGATGACATGGGCGGCGTCTACGAAGCTATCGAAAGAGGTTTCTTCCAAAAAGAAATCGCCGATAGCGCTTATAAATATCAGCATGAAATTGATAATAACGAGAAGACATTGGTCGGTGTGAATGAGTATTTCATCGAAGAACCTGAATGTCCCATCGAGCTTCTACGTATCGATCCAAAAGTCGAAGAACAACAACTAGCAAAGCTTCAAAGGCTTCGGCGCGAACGCAACGATGTTAAAGTGAAACAAGTTTTAAGCAAACTTCATAGTGCGGTAGATAAAGATGGAAACTTGGTGCCTACAATAATTGAAGCTGTAAAAGCTTATGCAACGCTAGGTGAGATATGTGGTGTCCTTCGAAACGTGTATGGGGAATATAAAGAATTGATAGTTGTTTAAGAGGAGACGTTAAGACATTGCAAGAGAAAAAAATCCGAGTTCTTGTGGCAAAACCTGGATTGGACAGCCATGACAGAGGCGCAAAAGTTGTGGCACGGGCTTTAAGAGATGCTGGGATGGAGGTTATCTACACTGGACTGAGACAGACGCCTGAGCAAATAGTGGAAACTGTCCTGCAAGAAGATGTTGATATTTTAGGATTAAGCATACTTTCAGGCGCTCACATGACACTTTTCCCTAAAATAACTGAACTCATGAAGCAAAAGAGACTTGATGATGTTGTCGTATTTGCTGGCGGCATAATACCAGAAGAGGATATTCCGTCTCTTAAGCAGCTTGGAATAAAAGAA
The Candidatus Bathyarchaeota archaeon DNA segment above includes these coding regions:
- a CDS encoding PadR family transcriptional regulator, which gives rise to MGQQKREVQNKLMKGLLDLVILQFLNAKPMHGYKIISSIRKNFGVYFGPSTIYPLLNSLEEKGYIKSKWDLNNERPRKVYELTTEGQTLLNFTENSLNHICRKISNIALSKNLVNGVNGILQRPICSTMKNSVARK
- a CDS encoding PadR family transcriptional regulator, producing MSESFRKGIVQRVFRNFLDIIVLRLVQAEPMWGYKIIRYVEEEYGISIRHGALYPLLNSLEKKGFLRSRKEEKGGRVRKVYEITSRGIQLLDAYSEVLQEQIQKQDIKAA
- a CDS encoding polyprenyl synthetase family protein; its protein translation is MKENEGVFEETGEELLNKTDKLCEKEGREGWKLAQETMLKEKTSSSELEEAIKYVMLDYKPDYFRPALLSLCSKAVGGTSEVTISTAASLVLFGRAIGIHDDIIDKSRTKNRRPTVLGKFGKELALVLSDVLFFKGFTLLRKTIRSGIPPEKIIAILSTIERIWFEQSESEVLELRSRRQIDITPEECLAKIRMRASELEAVTRIGGILGCGSQGEVNILGMFGRLFGIMSMLRDEIIDVLELDVLRHRIRQESLPLPLVYTLQDPKARPEIISIISKKRLTAMDLQRISKASDDRRGLNYVAELITKMAEEACSYVELLQNKNKKLKLLITSTTINPRDWKPVFQAT
- a CDS encoding cobalamin B12-binding domain-containing protein; its protein translation is MQEKKIRVLVAKPGLDSHDRGAKVVARALRDAGMEVIYTGLRQTPEQIVETVLQEDVDILGLSILSGAHMTLFPKITELMKQKRLDDVVVFAGGIIPEEDIPSLKQLGIKEIFGPGTPTKTVVSFVKENVERSR
- a CDS encoding MFS transporter, whose product is MFLRLQERHGFKGEHIVAFALLFNTFSWYFIGLLMIDKVGYFFSEVSFENLYLRLVYTVSIIASALVGSVSLAKVRKVRFFYVWLLFGIIASLFLATPMVSSLFTTLVMVMLLGSSMGLGMPLCLSYFTESTPIENRGKLSGIILFATIFSAPFVSIIMSTLDLVSSAVILALWRGWSLPMLFFTPKKSDDFEPRIQRTPSLISVFQNRTFVLYFVAWLMFTLVDSFGSVFVNFHVGEIRFLIGIVEPSVAGVSALIGGVLSDQVGRKRVMIFGFVSLGVAYAMVGLAAHIWIAWLFYFIIDGIALGLLVVLFVMVLWGDLPRNGSEKFYAVGVAPFFLTQMLSLLLAPYVALIPETSAFSLAAFFLFIAVIPLLYARETLPEKKIQQRQLKIYTEEALKLKQKIKQK
- a CDS encoding amidohydrolase — protein: MVFEEADIVIRNCMILPMNNLKAVTKGLIAVKDGAISYMGETNDAPKIKAENILEGRGKLAMPGLINCHTHLAMTLFRGLAEDATLEKWLSESIWPLEAKLTSKDVYAGALLGCLEMVKNGVTCFADMYFFEHKVAEAVEKAGLRAVLSSGIIEANDRKRGEKLFREAVEFAEKYKGYADGRVTTFLGPHTAFTCSAELLARVREKASQMGLGVHIHVAESKEMAEKVMKKCGFSEVGFLEKLGFLDSDVLAAHCIHLTREDMAVLAKRDVKVAHNPVANMKLAQGVAKVRELVDAGVTVGLGTDGAASNNCLDMFESMKVAALLQKTNYGDTTVLPSKKVLEMATIRGAEALGLEKEIGSLEVGKRADVILVDLKKPNLTPLHDLCASLVYSAHGCDVDSVIVDGEVVMENREVKILDEEEVMEKAQDAAFSLLYR
- a CDS encoding methylmalonyl-CoA mutase family protein; translated protein: MITQQQKNLVKQQEQWEKTTVPNWLKRHPERKKQFHNISETLIKRLYTPLDTKNLNYTQDLGFPGEYPFTRGVHATMYRGRIWTMRQFSGFGTAEQTNKRFKYLLKEGETGLSIAFDYPTIMGYDSDHPMSQGEVGRCGVAVASLKDFEVLFDGIPLDKVTTSMTINGPAAMLLAMYIAIGDKQGVPRAMLGGTTQNDLLKEFFAQKLCIFPPRPSVKLVIDIIEYCTKNLPRWNPISISGYHIREAGSNAVQELAFTLYDGIAYVEAAIERGLKVDDFAPRLSFFFASHNDLFEEIAKFRAARRLWAKLMKNRFNAQKPRSMWMRMHVQTSGCTLTANQPLNNIIRVTLQSLAAILGGTQSLHTNSHDEALCLPTDEAVRIALRIQQIIAHESGVPNTIDPVGGSYYVETLTNQMEEKAMDYIEKIDDMGGVYEAIERGFFQKEIADSAYKYQHEIDNNEKTLVGVNEYFIEEPECPIELLRIDPKVEEQQLAKLQRLRRERNDVKVKQVLSKLHSAVDKDGNLVPTIIEAVKAYATLGEICGVLRNVYGEYKELIVV